The Tamandua tetradactyla isolate mTamTet1 chromosome 18, mTamTet1.pri, whole genome shotgun sequence genome contains a region encoding:
- the LOC143662291 gene encoding myosin regulatory light polypeptide 9 isoform X2, whose protein sequence is MDLTATMSSKRAKTKTTKKRPQRATSNVFAMFDQSQIQEFKEAFNMIDQNRDGFIDKEDLHDMLASLGKNPTDEYLDAMMNEAPGPINFTMFLTMFGEKLNGTDPEDVIRNAFACFDEEATGTIQEDYLRELLTTMGDRFTDEEVDELYREAPIDKKGNFNYIEFTRILKHGAKDKDD, encoded by the exons ATG GATTTAACCGCCACCATGTCGAGcaaaagagcaaaaaccaagaCCACCAAGAAGCGCCCTCAGCGCGCAACATCCAATGTGTTTGCCATGTTTGACCAGTCACAGATTCAGGAGTTCAAAGAGGCCTTCAACATGATCGATCAGAACAGAGATGGTTTCATCGACAAGGAAGATTTGCATGATATGCTTGCCTCCCTGG GGAAAAATCCAACTGATGAGTATCTGGATGCTATGATGAATGAAGCTCCAGGTCCCATAAATTTTACCATGTTCCTCACAATGTTTGGTGAAAAGTTAAATGGAACAGACCCAGAAGATGTCATCAGAAatgcttttgcttgctttgatgaAGAAGCAACTG GCACCATCCAGGAGGATTACCTGAGAGAACTACTCACCACCATGGGGGATCGGTTTACAGACGAGGAAGTGGACGAGCTGTACAGAGAAGCACCTATCGACAAAAAGGGGAACTTCAACTACATCGAGTTCACTCGCATCCTTAAACACGGAGCAAAGGACAAGGATGACTGA
- the LOC143662291 gene encoding myosin regulatory light polypeptide 9 isoform X1 yields MSSKRAKTKTTKKRPQRATSNVFAMFDQSQIQEFKEAFNMIDQNRDGFIDKEDLHDMLASLGKNPTDEYLDAMMNEAPGPINFTMFLTMFGEKLNGTDPEDVIRNAFACFDEEATGTIQEDYLRELLTTMGDRFTDEEVDELYREAPIDKKGNFNYIEFTRILKHGAKDKDD; encoded by the exons ATGTCGAGcaaaagagcaaaaaccaagaCCACCAAGAAGCGCCCTCAGCGCGCAACATCCAATGTGTTTGCCATGTTTGACCAGTCACAGATTCAGGAGTTCAAAGAGGCCTTCAACATGATCGATCAGAACAGAGATGGTTTCATCGACAAGGAAGATTTGCATGATATGCTTGCCTCCCTGG GGAAAAATCCAACTGATGAGTATCTGGATGCTATGATGAATGAAGCTCCAGGTCCCATAAATTTTACCATGTTCCTCACAATGTTTGGTGAAAAGTTAAATGGAACAGACCCAGAAGATGTCATCAGAAatgcttttgcttgctttgatgaAGAAGCAACTG GCACCATCCAGGAGGATTACCTGAGAGAACTACTCACCACCATGGGGGATCGGTTTACAGACGAGGAAGTGGACGAGCTGTACAGAGAAGCACCTATCGACAAAAAGGGGAACTTCAACTACATCGAGTTCACTCGCATCCTTAAACACGGAGCAAAGGACAAGGATGACTGA